Proteins encoded in a region of the Perognathus longimembris pacificus isolate PPM17 chromosome 11, ASM2315922v1, whole genome shotgun sequence genome:
- the LOC125360242 gene encoding vegetative cell wall protein gp1-like, giving the protein MSSHTLCLGTSPEEQPECLQLPPASPERLQLPPASPERLQLPPASPERLQLPPASPERLQLPPASPEHLQLPPASPECLQLQAASSRVPPAPASFSRAPPAPASFSRAPPAPASFSRAPPAPASFSRVPPAPASFSRVPPAPASFSRVPPAPASFSRVPPAPASFSRVPPAPASFSRVPPAPASFSRVPPAPASFSRVPPAPASFS; this is encoded by the coding sequence ATGAGCTCCCACACTCTGTGCCTCGGGACCTCCCCTGAAGAGCAGCCTGAGTGCCTCCAGCTCCCGCCAGCTTCTCCCGAGCGCCTCCAGCTCCCGCCAGCTTCTCCCGAGCGCCTCCAGCTCCCGCCAGCTTCTCCCGAGCGCCTCCAGCTCCCGCCAGCTTCTCCCGAGCGCCTCCAGCTCCCGCCAGCTTCTCCCGAGCACCTCCAGCTCCCGCCAGCTTCTCCCGAGTGCCTTCAGCTCCAAGCAGCCTCCTCCCGAGTGCCTCCAGCTCCCGCCAGCTTCTCCCGAGCGCCTCCAGCTCCCGCCAGCTTCTCCCGAGCACCTCCAGCTCCCGCCAGCTTCTCCCGAGCACCTCCAGCTCCCGCCAGCTTCTCCCGAGTGCCTCCAGCTCCCGCCAGCTTCTCCCGAGTGCCTCCAGCTCCCGCCAGCTTCTCCCGAGTGCCTCCAGCTCCCGCCAGCTTCTCCCGAGTGCCTCCAGCTCCCGCCAGCTTCTCCCGAGTGCCTCCAGCTCCCGCCAGCTTCTCCCGAGTGCCTCCAGCTCCCGCCAGCTTCTCCCGAGTGCCTCCAGCTCCCGCCAGCTTCTCCCGAGTGCCTCCAGCTCCCGCCAGCTTCTCCTGA